AATCTCTTTAAAAGAAGACGAAACTGACAGGTTTACAGAACAATTGGGTACTATATTGGATTATATGAACAAACTAAATGAATTAGATGTAGAAGACATTGATCCTGCTTTCCATATTGTAGAATTTAATAATGTATTCCGCGACGATAAAGTAAAAGCATCGTTAGTCTTAGATGAAGCTTTAAAAAATGCTCCAAAAAAAGAAGGAGCATTTTTTAAAGTTCCCAGGATAATAAAATAATGCTTTATAGTTTAACATTAACAGAAATTCTCCAAATGATAGAGAAGAAAGAAACCAATGCAAGGGAGGTATTTCTCTCGCTAAAGGAGCGCATACAGGAAATAGAAAAACACATAAATGCTTATATAACAATATTTGATGAGGAACCGGAAGAAAAAGGCTTACTTAAAGGCTTGCCTATTGCCATAAAGGACAACATGTGCATGAAAGATAAAAAGACAACCTGCGGCTCTTGTATGCTTGAGAATTTCGTTTCTCCTTATAATGCAACGGTAATAGAAAAATTAGAGAAAAGTGGAGCAAGTTTCATTGGTAAAACTAATATGGATGAATTTGCCATGGGCTCATCCTGCGAGACATCCTATTTTGGGCCTACGAAAAATCCATGGGATATAAATTGTATTCCGGGGGGCTCAAGTGGAGGTTCCGCTGCTGCTGTTGCGAGTGGCGAGGCTATCTGTGCCTTAGGTTCGGACACTGGTGGATCGATTAGACAACCGGCTGCTCTGTGCGGTGTAGTGGGAATGAAACCTACCTACGGACGCATATCTCGCTATGGTCTGGTCGCTTTTGCCTCATCTTTAGATCAGATAGGTCCCATAACCAGAACGGTAGAAGATACGGCACTGCTTTTGAACATCATTTGCGGAAAGGATGAAAGAGACTCCACATCAGCAGACATACCAGTTCCCGATTTCAAAAAAGCATTAAACAAGGATATAAAAGGTGTGAAAATCGGCGTTTACGAAGAAGGTTTGAAAGATTGTTCGGAAGCAGTCAAAGAAAATTTTAAAAAGGCGGAAGATGTATTCACCGGCTTGGGCGCAGAACTTGTTTCCATTAACCTTCCTCATTTAGAATATGCGGTGGCAGATTATTATATCATCGCTCCTGCTGAGGCTTCCTCTAATTTAGCAAGATACGATGGAGTAAAATACGGCTTTCAACAGTGGAAAGACGATCTTATGGAGATGTATAAAGAAACACGCAGTAGTGGATTTGGCAACGAGGTAAAAAGAAGAATACTGTTGGGAACATATGTGCTTTCTTCTGGTTATTATGATGCCTATTATCTAAAGGCACAAAAGGTGCGCACTCTGATCAAAGAGGATTTTGACGAGGCATTCAAGCAAGTTAAGGCGATTATTTCACCTACCTCTCCTACTGAAACCTTTAAATTAGGCGAAAAGATAAATGATCCCTTAAAAATGTATCTTTCTGACATATTCACTATACCAGCAAACCTGGCAGGGTTGCCTGCAATCAGTGTTCCTATGGGTTTATCCAAAGATTCCTTGCCGGTAGGTTTACAAATTATGGGCGGAGCTTTTTGTGAGGATGAAATTATCAGCATTGCACATGCCTTTGAAAGAAAAACATGTTTTCATAAAAAAATTCCTATTTTTAAGGAGTAAATATGAAAATTCTATGGGTAAAGATAAATCTTACAAACAAAGAGGAATATATAGGAAGTATCAGCATTCCCGACAATGAAGACGATCTTTTAACAATGTTGGAAGAAAAAACCTATTGGGGTTTAAAATTAGATGATGCACACATCTTAAAAGAAGGAGAAATCATTCCTTTAAACAATGATAAAACATATACAAACGAGATACTCATTATGTCCGATCATATATTAACCATAAAATTTTTGCATCCGCAGTCCAAACTATACAAGGAATTGGATACGAAGAAAAAACGAGCGCTAAAGAAGAAAATAAAGAAAAGTAACATCGTAAAATGGAACATACTCAAAAATGAGTAAGAACAGGTGAGTGTCGCTGCTGTCTTAGTTGTCAAAAATGAAGAAACATACTTGAGAAAAACTCTAAGTGCACTGAGATGGGTAGATGAAATTGTTGTTGTAGATTCAGGCAGCACAGATAAAACAGTTGATATTGCAAAAGATTTTACCGACAAGGTATATATCAAACAATGGATGGGCTATGGAAAACAAAAGAATTTTGCATTGAGCAAGGTAAATAGTAAGTGGGTTTTGTCCATAGACGGAGATGAAACAGTAACCGAAGAATTAGCAAAAGAGATAGTAAAAGCCATAAAAAACGATAGATACGATGGATATTTAATAAATATTCAACTTGTTTTCTTGGGTAAACCCTTAAGATTCGGCGGCGTATATCCTGATTATCATCTGCGTTTGTTCAAAAGGGAGAAGGGAGATTTTGTGGAATCGGATGTGCATGAAAGAATAAATTTAAACGGCACAAAAACTAAATTAAATGGCAAAATTCTCCACTACAGTTATAAAAATCTCCATGATTACTTGCAGAAATTCAACAGTTACACAACTTTGTCTGCAAGACAAAAAGCCAGGCAGGGAAAGAAAACAAATGCCATTTATCCCTTCTTGCGTTTTGGTGGAGAATTATTTAAAAGATTTATTCTTAAATTAGCTATTTTGGATGGTTACCCGGGCATGCTCTATGCTTTTTTATCTTCATTCTATTCTTTTATGAAATATGCAAAACTGTATGAAATGGAAAACTAAAGCGATTTTGGGCTTGTCATTTTTAACTATTTTCTTTTCTCGCTATAATTTCTGGCGGAAAAGAGAGATAGGCATCCCCGTCCTTTTGTATCATCGCCTCTCAAAACAAAAGACATGCACAGGTGTAGATAAGTTTTCTATTGATAGTAAAAATTTCTACTATCATATGGATTATTTGAAACAAATGGGATATAAAACAGTGAATGTGGAAAATTTAGAAGAATGCGAGGGAAAATGTGTGTGCATAACATTTGACGACGGCTACAAAGACAATATGTATGCCTACCCTGTATTAAAAAAATATGGATATACAGCGACATTTTTTGTCGTTACCGATTGGATAGAAAAAGGAAGAAGTCCGTGCGGATTAAAGATGATGAGCTGGGAGGATATAAAATTCTTGAAAAAAAGCGGTTTTGAGATTGGTTCTCACTCTCTCAGTCATAAAAAATTGCCCCTGTTGAGTATAGAAGACAAAAAAAAGGAATTGTTAAACAGCAAAAAAATAATAGAGGAAAAGATAAAATCTCCTGTGTGTTCTTTCTCTTATCCCTATGGTGCATGGGATGATGAATCAAAAAAAATAGCAAAAGAATATTATAAAAAGACATTGGTTGTTAAACAAAAAATATATACAAAGAAGGATGATATATTTCTTATCCCCAGAGCAGTTATGAGAAAAAATACAGATATGGTAGATTTTTATCTTTTACTTACTCGAGGAAGGAGCAGAATATGAAAGTAGCAGTAGTAGGTGTAGGATACTGGGGGAAAAATTTAGTAAGGGTTTTCCATGAATTGGGCGTATTGGAAATGATATGCGACACAGACAAAAACAAGATAGAACAATTAAAGAAGATATATCCTTCGGTTTCTTTCAGCTCCTGTTTTGATGATGTTCTATCATCCTCTGTTGAAGGAATAGTCATCTCTACTCCCGCCTCTACCCATTACAAACTGGCTAAAGAAACACTATCTTCCGAAAAAGATGTATTCGTAGAAAAACCCCTGTCTCTATCTAAAGCAGAAGCTAAAGAACTCGTTTCCATATCGGATGAGAAAAAACTCATTTTAATGGTAGGAAACATTCTCCATTATCATCCTGCCTATGTAAAATTGAAGGAAATTGTAGAAGATGGAGCGATAGGCAATATATTGTATATTCACACCAGAAGATTAAACCTGGGCAGAGTGGAAAGAGAAAGAAATGCCTTATGGGGATTGGCACCGCACGATGTTTCCTTAATTTTAGATATTCTAAAGGAGAAACCTAAAAGATTAAACAGTTTTACACATAAGGAAAGAGATGTATTGGATAGTGCCTGGATTTCTATGGATTTTCCTTCTAAGAGAAAGGCACAAATATCTGTTTCCTGGTTGTATCCATTTAAAGAACAGAAATTCCTTGTCGTGGGCGAAAAAATGATGGCCCTATTTGACGATTGTGCAGGTTGGAATGAAAAATTGAAAATATATGCTTATTCTATGGAAAAAAATGAAATAATCTCACTGCAAGAAAAAGCATTATTTAAGGTTGACATAGAACAAAAAGAACCGTTAGAGGAAGAATGCAGACACTTCATCCGGTGTGTTCAAAATAGAGAAAGACCAGAAACAGACGGAAAAAATATGATTGATGTTGTTTCTATTATTGAGGAGTGTGTAAAACATGAGAGTTCCGTTCCTAAATTTAAAACTACAATACACAGAAGCTAAGAAAGAAATAGATGAAGAAATTTTAGATGTATTAGAATCGCAACAGTTCATACTGAGTAAAAAGGTAGAACAATTAGAAAAGAGAGTTGCCGATTATTGCGGGTGCAGATATGCCGTTGGCGTTTCTTCGGGCAGTGATGCTTTACTTATTTCACTTCTAAGTTTAAACCTAAAAAAAGGTGATGAAGTGATCACTACACCCTTTACATTTATATCTACCGCCAGCGCAATCATACATGCAGGACTGAAACCGGTCTTTGTGGATATAGATGAAAGTTATAATATAGATGTAGAAAAAATAGAAGGCACTATCTCCGAGAAAACAAGAGTTATTATTCCCGTTCATCTATTCGGTCAATGTGCAAAGATGAAGAAAATCCTACAATTAAAAGAAAAGTATAATCTAAAGGTAATAGAAGATTCAGCCCAGGCTATAGGAGCTGAATATCCATTGAATGGCAAGATAAAAAAAACATGCTCTATGGGTGATATAGGATGTCTATCTTTTTATCCTACAAA
The DNA window shown above is from Deltaproteobacteria bacterium and carries:
- a CDS encoding Gfo/Idh/MocA family oxidoreductase; translated protein: MKVAVVGVGYWGKNLVRVFHELGVLEMICDTDKNKIEQLKKIYPSVSFSSCFDDVLSSSVEGIVISTPASTHYKLAKETLSSEKDVFVEKPLSLSKAEAKELVSISDEKKLILMVGNILHYHPAYVKLKEIVEDGAIGNILYIHTRRLNLGRVERERNALWGLAPHDVSLILDILKEKPKRLNSFTHKERDVLDSAWISMDFPSKRKAQISVSWLYPFKEQKFLVVGEKMMALFDDCAGWNEKLKIYAYSMEKNEIISLQEKALFKVDIEQKEPLEEECRHFIRCVQNRERPETDGKNMIDVVSIIEECVKHESSVPKFKTTIHRS
- the gatA gene encoding Asp-tRNA(Asn)/Glu-tRNA(Gln) amidotransferase subunit GatA, with the protein product MLYSLTLTEILQMIEKKETNAREVFLSLKERIQEIEKHINAYITIFDEEPEEKGLLKGLPIAIKDNMCMKDKKTTCGSCMLENFVSPYNATVIEKLEKSGASFIGKTNMDEFAMGSSCETSYFGPTKNPWDINCIPGGSSGGSAAAVASGEAICALGSDTGGSIRQPAALCGVVGMKPTYGRISRYGLVAFASSLDQIGPITRTVEDTALLLNIICGKDERDSTSADIPVPDFKKALNKDIKGVKIGVYEEGLKDCSEAVKENFKKAEDVFTGLGAELVSINLPHLEYAVADYYIIAPAEASSNLARYDGVKYGFQQWKDDLMEMYKETRSSGFGNEVKRRILLGTYVLSSGYYDAYYLKAQKVRTLIKEDFDEAFKQVKAIISPTSPTETFKLGEKINDPLKMYLSDIFTIPANLAGLPAISVPMGLSKDSLPVGLQIMGGAFCEDEIISIAHAFERKTCFHKKIPIFKE
- the gatC gene encoding Asp-tRNA(Asn)/Glu-tRNA(Gln) amidotransferase subunit GatC, giving the protein MISRNEVKKVAILSRISLKEDETDRFTEQLGTILDYMNKLNELDVEDIDPAFHIVEFNNVFRDDKVKASLVLDEALKNAPKKEGAFFKVPRIIK
- a CDS encoding polysaccharide deacetylase family protein; the encoded protein is MKWKTKAILGLSFLTIFFSRYNFWRKREIGIPVLLYHRLSKQKTCTGVDKFSIDSKNFYYHMDYLKQMGYKTVNVENLEECEGKCVCITFDDGYKDNMYAYPVLKKYGYTATFFVVTDWIEKGRSPCGLKMMSWEDIKFLKKSGFEIGSHSLSHKKLPLLSIEDKKKELLNSKKIIEEKIKSPVCSFSYPYGAWDDESKKIAKEYYKKTLVVKQKIYTKKDDIFLIPRAVMRKNTDMVDFYLLLTRGRSRI
- a CDS encoding glycosyltransferase family 2 protein; its protein translation is MSVAAVLVVKNEETYLRKTLSALRWVDEIVVVDSGSTDKTVDIAKDFTDKVYIKQWMGYGKQKNFALSKVNSKWVLSIDGDETVTEELAKEIVKAIKNDRYDGYLINIQLVFLGKPLRFGGVYPDYHLRLFKREKGDFVESDVHERINLNGTKTKLNGKILHYSYKNLHDYLQKFNSYTTLSARQKARQGKKTNAIYPFLRFGGELFKRFILKLAILDGYPGMLYAFLSSFYSFMKYAKLYEMEN